The Sphingomonas sp. LY54 genome includes a region encoding these proteins:
- the hslU gene encoding ATP-dependent protease ATPase subunit HslU codes for MNDNLTPKAVVAALDSHIVGQDEAKKAVAVALRNRWRRQRLSEDLREEVTPKNILMIGPTGCGKTEISRRLAKLANAPFVKVEATKFTEVGYVGRDVEQIARDLVEEAVRLEKERRRGAVREAASEAAMERLLDALVGKEASQATRESFRQRLADNHLNDKEVEIELVETASPTMEIPGLGGQVGMINLSDMMSKAFGQQPKKKRRLRVADAWDKLVEEESDKRLDADDVNRTALRDAEANGIVFLDEIDKIAVSDVRGGSVSREGVQRDLLPLIEGTTVATKYGPLKTDHILFIASGAFHIAKPSDLLPELQGRLPIRVELKALTEEDFVRILQDTRASLTEQYRALIATEGVEVNFTDDGIRAIARIAAEVNGQIENIGARRLQTVMEKLLEDVSFEAEDRKGETVTVDAAYVEKQLAAVARNTDLSKYVL; via the coding sequence ATGAACGACAATCTCACCCCGAAGGCGGTCGTCGCCGCTTTGGACTCCCACATCGTCGGCCAGGACGAGGCCAAGAAGGCGGTCGCGGTCGCCCTGCGCAACCGGTGGCGCCGCCAGCGCCTGTCCGAGGATCTGCGCGAGGAGGTCACGCCCAAGAACATCCTGATGATCGGGCCGACCGGCTGCGGCAAGACCGAGATTTCGCGCCGGCTGGCCAAGCTCGCCAACGCGCCTTTCGTGAAGGTCGAGGCGACCAAGTTTACCGAGGTCGGCTATGTCGGCCGCGACGTCGAGCAGATCGCCCGCGACCTCGTCGAGGAAGCCGTTCGGCTCGAGAAGGAGCGCCGCCGAGGCGCGGTGCGCGAAGCCGCCAGCGAAGCGGCGATGGAGCGGCTGCTCGATGCTTTGGTCGGCAAGGAAGCGAGCCAGGCGACCCGCGAGAGCTTCCGCCAGCGCCTCGCCGACAACCATCTCAACGACAAGGAGGTGGAGATCGAGCTGGTCGAGACGGCGAGCCCGACGATGGAGATACCCGGCCTCGGCGGCCAGGTCGGCATGATCAACCTCAGCGATATGATGAGCAAGGCGTTCGGCCAGCAGCCCAAGAAGAAGCGCCGGCTGCGCGTCGCCGACGCGTGGGATAAATTGGTCGAGGAGGAATCGGATAAGAGGCTCGATGCCGACGACGTCAACCGCACCGCTTTGCGCGACGCGGAGGCGAACGGCATCGTCTTCCTCGACGAGATCGACAAAATCGCGGTCAGCGACGTGCGCGGCGGCTCGGTCAGCCGCGAGGGCGTGCAGCGCGATTTGCTGCCGCTGATCGAGGGAACCACCGTCGCCACCAAATATGGTCCGCTCAAGACCGACCATATATTGTTCATCGCTTCGGGCGCGTTCCACATCGCCAAGCCGAGCGATCTCCTCCCCGAGCTCCAGGGCCGCCTGCCGATCCGCGTCGAACTGAAGGCGCTGACCGAGGAGGATTTCGTCCGCATCCTGCAGGACACGCGCGCCAGCCTCACCGAGCAATATCGCGCGCTGATCGCCACCGAAGGGGTCGAGGTCAACTTCACCGACGACGGCATCCGCGCGATCGCCCGCATCGCCGCCGAGGTGAACGGCCAGATCGAGAATATCGGCGCGCGGCGGCTGCAGACGGTCATGGAGAAGCTGCTCGAAGACGTCAGCTTCGAGGCCGAGGATCGCAAGGGCGAGACTGTCACGGTGGATGCGGCCTATGTCGAGAAGCAGCTGGCCGCCGTCGCCCGCAACACCGACCTCAGCAAATATGTTCTCTAA
- a CDS encoding aspartyl/asparaginyl beta-hydroxylase domain-containing protein, whose translation MTMTSPAAANPSGLPARPWPYRFIKKMRGRLDRVIARSSLVPNDPVLDSTDFPWTATLEANWEAIRDEAATLLPRIEEVPPLRSVSPDHRRIATTDLWKSFFLYGYGYRLDDNCARCPRTADLASRIPGLNSAFFSILLPGMHIKAHRGPTKGLLTCHLGLMIPDGCRMHLADSTIHWREGECIVWDDTYRHEVWHEGATPRVILLVQVERPLRAPGKQVADLFLAGIRRSPFVQEGKRNMAAWERAMKVGEREA comes from the coding sequence ATGACGATGACCAGTCCAGCCGCTGCCAACCCGTCGGGGCTGCCGGCCCGGCCATGGCCCTATCGCTTCATCAAGAAAATGCGCGGCCGGCTCGACCGGGTCATCGCCCGCTCCTCCCTGGTTCCCAACGATCCCGTCCTCGACAGCACCGATTTCCCCTGGACGGCGACGCTAGAGGCGAATTGGGAGGCGATCCGCGACGAGGCGGCGACCTTGCTGCCGCGGATCGAGGAGGTGCCGCCGCTGCGTTCGGTCTCCCCAGATCATCGCCGCATCGCCACCACCGACCTGTGGAAATCCTTCTTTCTCTACGGCTACGGCTATCGCCTCGACGACAATTGCGCGCGCTGCCCCCGCACGGCCGATCTGGCCTCGCGCATTCCCGGCCTCAACAGCGCCTTCTTCTCGATCCTGCTGCCCGGCATGCACATCAAGGCGCATCGCGGCCCGACTAAGGGACTGCTCACCTGTCATCTCGGGCTGATGATCCCGGACGGCTGCCGGATGCACCTCGCCGATTCGACGATCCACTGGCGCGAAGGCGAATGCATCGTCTGGGACGACACCTACCGCCACGAGGTCTGGCATGAGGGCGCCACGCCGCGCGTCATCCTGCTTGTGCAGGTCGAACGCCCGCTGCGCGCACCGGGAAAGCAGGTCGCCGACCTGTTTCTCGCCGGCATCCGCCGCTCGCCGTTCGTGCAGGAAGGCAAGCGCAACATGGCTGCCTGGGAGCGGGCGATGAAGGTCGGCGAGCGCGAAGCCTGA
- a CDS encoding App1 family protein, translated as MTETKPPSRLRRFLHSAAVELERDVDRFERVLARGEGHDRKVRMLAYAGYRNDRMVRLKGRIVRYEKPLDAGEGTLTRLRAMMEIYNSNELPGVAVRCEGYGHMIETVTDEEGYFTFELPIELPLPEATGWERVTLSTPGREAQRDRIPVPVMAPGTGNHWGIISDIDDTVVETGATNFLKNWRRVLVEQPQDRLAVPGASTLYKMIARDHVAPVRPFFYVSSSPWNLYGFITEFMELNGIPHGPMFLKDYGIDESKLFKTGHDTHKLQAIETVLAFYPGLRFLLIGDNGQQDVEIYAKAVEDYPERIAAVFIRDVSGTCRSGAKGALLAGIEARGIPTFCGAGFDDAVKVVETLDLDRPLEAAKAIVQKA; from the coding sequence ATGACCGAGACGAAACCGCCCTCCCGCCTGCGCCGCTTCCTCCACTCCGCTGCCGTGGAACTCGAGCGCGACGTTGACCGGTTCGAGCGCGTGCTCGCGCGCGGCGAAGGCCACGATCGCAAGGTGCGGATGCTCGCTTATGCCGGCTACCGCAACGACCGCATGGTGCGGCTGAAGGGCCGGATCGTGCGCTACGAGAAGCCGCTCGACGCGGGCGAGGGGACGCTCACCCGGCTGCGGGCGATGATGGAGATCTACAACAGCAACGAGCTGCCGGGCGTCGCGGTGCGCTGCGAAGGCTATGGCCACATGATCGAGACCGTCACCGACGAGGAAGGCTATTTCACGTTCGAGCTGCCGATCGAGCTGCCGCTTCCGGAGGCGACCGGCTGGGAGCGGGTGACGCTCTCCACCCCCGGCCGCGAGGCGCAGCGCGACCGCATTCCGGTGCCGGTGATGGCGCCCGGCACCGGCAATCACTGGGGCATCATCTCCGACATCGACGACACGGTCGTCGAGACCGGCGCCACCAATTTCCTCAAGAACTGGCGGCGCGTTCTGGTCGAGCAGCCGCAGGACCGGCTCGCGGTGCCCGGCGCCTCGACCCTCTACAAGATGATCGCGCGCGATCATGTCGCGCCGGTGCGGCCCTTCTTCTACGTCTCGTCGAGCCCGTGGAACCTCTATGGCTTCATCACCGAGTTCATGGAGCTGAACGGAATCCCGCACGGGCCGATGTTCCTCAAGGATTACGGCATCGACGAGAGCAAATTGTTCAAGACCGGGCACGACACGCACAAGCTGCAGGCGATCGAGACCGTGCTCGCTTTCTATCCCGGGCTTCGTTTCCTGCTTATCGGCGACAACGGCCAGCAGGACGTCGAGATCTACGCGAAGGCGGTCGAGGACTACCCCGAGCGGATCGCCGCGGTCTTCATCCGCGATGTCTCCGGCACGTGCCGCAGCGGCGCCAAGGGCGCGCTCCTCGCCGGCATAGAGGCCAGGGGCATCCCCACTTTCTGCGGCGCCGGCTTCGACGATGCGGTGAAGGTCGTCGAGACGCTCGACCTCGACCGGCCGCTCGAGGCGGCGAAGGCGATCGTGCAGAAGGCTTGA
- a CDS encoding M20/M25/M40 family metallo-hydrolase, giving the protein MKLFLFALLAAAALPAAADARLSAAEKKMVEVVEQERARTLGLLETLVNQNSGSMNLPGVEAVGRMVRAELEPLGFEVRWVPMEHTGRAGHIVATHKGNGRGKKMLLIGHLDTVFEPDSPFQRFELKGDRAEGPGIGDDKGGMVVMIAALRAMKAAGTLKDADIEIVLTGDEERPGAPIEAARADLIAAGKRADVALDFEGLSQEGGVDIGSIARRSSTSWELKTTAKSGHSSGIFAKGVGDGAIYELARIIAAFRQELPEPNLTFNVGLIAGGATAATDEQGVRATATGKTNIIPAIAIARGDLRTLSDAQTERVRARMQAIVARSPLAGTQAELTFKKDGYPPMAPTEGNRALLVRLNLVNRDMGLPQMGELDPAKRGAGDISFVANDVDGLIGLGTAGTRSHAPGEDIEIASLDRQAKRAAILMSRLAREKAPPNRN; this is encoded by the coding sequence ATGAAGCTCTTCCTCTTTGCCCTGCTCGCCGCCGCCGCTCTTCCTGCCGCCGCCGATGCGCGGCTCAGCGCGGCCGAGAAGAAGATGGTGGAGGTCGTCGAGCAGGAGCGCGCGCGCACCCTGGGTCTGCTCGAGACACTGGTGAACCAGAATAGCGGGTCGATGAACCTGCCGGGGGTCGAGGCGGTCGGCAGGATGGTGCGCGCCGAACTCGAGCCGCTCGGCTTCGAGGTGCGCTGGGTGCCGATGGAACATACCGGCCGCGCCGGCCACATCGTCGCCACCCACAAGGGCAATGGCCGCGGCAAGAAGATGCTGCTGATCGGCCATCTCGACACCGTGTTCGAACCCGATTCGCCGTTCCAGCGCTTCGAGCTGAAGGGCGACCGCGCCGAAGGTCCGGGCATCGGCGACGACAAGGGCGGTATGGTCGTTATGATCGCGGCGTTGCGCGCGATGAAGGCGGCCGGCACGTTGAAGGATGCCGATATCGAGATCGTGCTCACCGGCGACGAGGAACGTCCGGGTGCGCCGATCGAGGCGGCGCGGGCCGATCTGATCGCGGCCGGCAAGCGCGCCGATGTCGCGCTCGACTTCGAGGGGCTGAGCCAGGAGGGCGGCGTCGATATCGGCTCGATCGCACGGCGCAGCTCGACTTCGTGGGAGCTCAAGACGACCGCGAAGAGCGGCCATTCGAGCGGCATCTTCGCCAAGGGCGTGGGCGACGGCGCGATCTACGAGCTCGCGCGCATCATCGCAGCCTTCCGCCAGGAGCTGCCCGAGCCCAACCTCACGTTCAACGTCGGCCTGATCGCCGGCGGCGCCACTGCCGCGACCGATGAGCAGGGCGTGCGCGCCACCGCGACCGGCAAGACCAACATCATCCCCGCCATCGCCATCGCCCGCGGCGACCTGCGCACCCTGTCTGACGCGCAGACCGAGCGCGTCCGCGCCAGGATGCAGGCCATCGTCGCGCGCAGTCCGCTCGCAGGCACGCAGGCCGAACTCACCTTCAAGAAGGACGGTTACCCGCCGATGGCGCCGACCGAGGGCAATCGCGCGCTGCTCGTCCGGCTCAACCTCGTCAATCGCGACATGGGCCTCCCGCAAATGGGCGAGCTCGATCCGGCCAAGCGCGGCGCCGGCGACATCAGCTTCGTCGCCAACGACGTCGATGGCCTGATCGGCCTCGGCACCGCAGGCACCCGCTCGCACGCGCCGGGCGAGGACATTGAGATCGCCAGCCTCGACCGCCAGGCCAAAAGAGCGGCCATCCTGATGTCGCGGCTGGCGCGGGAGAAGGCGCCGCCGAACCGCAACTGA
- a CDS encoding autotransporter domain-containing protein: MSRLTAKLLCATAALTVHAAPASAQSIDRIVAFGDSYADTGNLWEFGVPRPAPYPNGRFSNGTNFIDTMAQALNVPVDNFAIGGAYTGTGNINPVGPLGFQLQYQSFLSGGGPAAFPRVDGRFDAGDLLAISIGGNDARAYRLGGGTVAGAPAAAAIRVGEATAGLNALVDAGARNITFLAGDVGRLPEAVGQPSAAAGSAFSTAFNNGMQTTLAGFANQGVIVNYLNLNTVGDVVQANPAAFGLQSAGACPLACVTTNPELLDRYFFYVDQLHLTSKGFEIVGRYAVRQLEAPLHFQAQTDVGLETARAFGSTLLGRLDLSDARHGGNGEGGLNFYVTGNFAGRDYGRSATNLSYDLDVVGITAGAEYDAAPGAVIGAAVNYSRAKADFVTTDGQAEARAWQAGVYAGWAAAAGAFMEGYAGYGWLDFENERAAVIDRLEGESDGHAITAGAKAGYLFGVGNWRVGPVLGVQYAEAERDGYTETGDPVLTLAVSDQDVKALAGSAGVEARGEVDMGGLAVRPYVALTAEKDFEGDSRTIRYAGTAAPTIVNGFVLPSRSKDTYARLTGGASFSLGERIALQVNASSSFEQEGGNDFSGFVGVKLGF, encoded by the coding sequence ATGTCGCGTCTAACCGCCAAGCTCCTGTGCGCCACCGCCGCGCTCACCGTCCACGCCGCGCCGGCTTCGGCGCAGAGCATCGACCGTATCGTCGCGTTCGGCGACAGCTATGCCGACACCGGCAATCTCTGGGAGTTCGGCGTGCCGCGCCCCGCCCCCTACCCCAATGGGCGCTTCAGCAACGGTACCAACTTCATCGACACGATGGCGCAGGCGTTGAACGTTCCAGTCGATAATTTCGCGATCGGCGGCGCCTATACCGGCACCGGCAATATCAATCCGGTCGGCCCGCTCGGCTTCCAGCTCCAATATCAGTCGTTCCTCTCCGGGGGCGGCCCCGCCGCCTTCCCGCGCGTCGACGGCAGGTTCGACGCCGGCGACCTGCTCGCCATCTCGATCGGCGGCAACGATGCCCGCGCCTACCGGCTGGGCGGTGGCACGGTGGCCGGAGCGCCTGCCGCGGCCGCGATCCGCGTCGGCGAGGCGACGGCGGGCCTCAATGCGCTGGTCGATGCCGGCGCCCGCAACATCACCTTCCTGGCGGGCGACGTCGGCCGTCTGCCCGAGGCGGTGGGCCAGCCAAGCGCGGCCGCCGGCTCGGCCTTCTCGACCGCTTTCAACAACGGGATGCAGACCACGCTCGCCGGCTTCGCCAACCAGGGCGTGATCGTGAACTATCTCAATCTCAACACGGTCGGCGATGTCGTCCAGGCCAATCCCGCGGCGTTCGGGCTGCAGAGCGCCGGCGCCTGCCCGCTCGCCTGCGTCACCACCAATCCCGAATTGCTCGATCGCTATTTCTTCTATGTCGATCAGCTGCACCTCACGTCCAAGGGCTTCGAAATCGTCGGCCGCTATGCGGTTAGGCAGCTCGAAGCGCCGCTCCATTTCCAGGCGCAGACCGACGTCGGCCTGGAAACCGCGCGCGCCTTCGGCTCGACGCTGCTCGGCCGTCTCGATCTTTCCGATGCGCGCCACGGCGGCAATGGCGAGGGCGGCCTCAATTTCTACGTCACCGGCAATTTCGCCGGGCGTGATTACGGCCGCAGCGCGACCAACCTGTCCTACGATCTCGATGTCGTCGGAATCACCGCCGGCGCCGAATATGATGCGGCGCCGGGCGCCGTGATCGGCGCAGCCGTCAATTATTCGCGCGCCAAGGCGGATTTCGTGACGACCGATGGCCAAGCCGAGGCGCGGGCGTGGCAGGCGGGCGTCTACGCCGGCTGGGCCGCCGCGGCCGGCGCCTTCATGGAAGGTTATGCCGGCTATGGCTGGCTTGATTTCGAGAATGAGCGCGCCGCCGTGATCGACCGGCTCGAGGGAGAGAGCGACGGTCACGCGATCACTGCCGGGGCCAAGGCGGGCTATCTGTTCGGGGTCGGCAACTGGCGCGTCGGCCCGGTCCTCGGCGTCCAGTACGCCGAGGCGGAACGCGACGGCTATACCGAGACCGGCGACCCGGTGCTGACGCTCGCCGTGTCCGACCAGGACGTGAAGGCGCTGGCCGGCAGCGCCGGCGTGGAGGCGCGCGGCGAAGTGGATATGGGCGGTCTCGCCGTCCGCCCCTATGTTGCCTTGACCGCCGAGAAGGACTTCGAAGGCGATAGCCGCACCATCCGTTATGCCGGCACCGCGGCGCCGACGATCGTCAACGGCTTCGTGCTGCCCAGCCGGTCCAAGGACACCTATGCCCGCCTGACCGGCGGCGCGAGCTTCTCGCTGGGCGAGCGGATCGCGCTGCAAGTCAACGCCAGCTCCTCGTTCGAGCAGGAAGGCGGCAATGATTTCTCCGGCTTCGTCGGGGTGAAGCTCGGCTTCTGA
- a CDS encoding KTSC domain-containing protein gives MPSTVIRTHLYDAGERKLAIEFTTGRRYLYHDVPPQEYERFRSAFSKGRHFNAHIRDAYRYTELESA, from the coding sequence ATGCCGTCGACGGTCATCCGCACGCATCTCTACGATGCCGGGGAGCGCAAGCTCGCGATCGAGTTCACCACCGGTCGCCGCTATCTCTATCACGACGTGCCGCCGCAGGAATATGAGCGCTTCCGCTCCGCGTTCAGCAAGGGACGCCATTTCAACGCCCATATCCGCGACGCCTACCGGTACACGGAGCTGGAGTCGGCCTAG
- the nhaA gene encoding Na+/H+ antiporter NhaA has protein sequence MSQAPTRSALRNFLDSEAAGGILLMVAAAFAMFVANSPMAEAYHHLLHAPISPALTDKIGPMTPHLWINDGLMAIFFLLVGLEIKREFVDGRLATWEQRRLPFIAAASGMAFPALIYLAVTAGSPGLSRGWAIPAATDIAFAIGVLALLGRRAPTSLKLFLTTVAIVDDMGAVAIIAVAYTAAIDLVALAAAAGILVLMFALNRGGVRSLTVYALLAAALWYAVLLSGVHATVAGVLAAATIPIIKSPGAPDDARSPLHRLEHAIAPLVAFFIVPLFGFANAGVSLEGMGLAQILAPLPLGIAAGLFIGKQAGIFLAVWLSVRLGLATRLRGATWLQIYGVSSLCGIGFTMSLFIGALAFPDAPARIEEAKIGVLLGSLLSALAGYALLRLAPQHRRHGEAEAEQAIEMDIDGDVVSLEEQRP, from the coding sequence TTGTCCCAAGCCCCCACCCGATCCGCTCTGCGCAACTTCCTCGACAGCGAAGCGGCGGGCGGAATCCTGCTGATGGTCGCCGCGGCCTTCGCCATGTTCGTCGCCAATTCGCCGATGGCGGAGGCCTATCATCATCTCCTGCACGCCCCGATCAGCCCTGCGCTGACCGACAAGATCGGGCCGATGACGCCGCATCTCTGGATCAACGACGGGCTGATGGCGATTTTCTTCCTGCTCGTCGGGCTGGAGATCAAGCGCGAGTTCGTCGACGGGCGGCTCGCTACCTGGGAGCAGCGCCGTCTGCCCTTCATTGCCGCGGCCTCCGGGATGGCCTTTCCCGCCTTGATCTACCTTGCCGTCACCGCCGGCAGCCCCGGCCTGTCGCGCGGCTGGGCGATCCCGGCAGCGACCGACATCGCCTTCGCGATCGGCGTGCTGGCCCTGCTCGGCCGGCGCGCGCCGACCTCGCTCAAACTGTTTCTGACCACGGTGGCGATCGTCGACGACATGGGCGCGGTCGCGATCATCGCCGTCGCCTATACAGCTGCGATTGACCTGGTCGCCCTGGCCGCGGCCGCCGGCATCCTCGTCCTGATGTTCGCGCTCAACCGGGGCGGCGTCCGCTCGCTTACCGTTTACGCGCTGCTCGCCGCGGCGCTGTGGTATGCCGTGCTGCTCTCGGGCGTCCACGCGACGGTCGCCGGCGTGCTCGCTGCGGCCACAATCCCGATCATCAAGAGCCCGGGAGCCCCGGACGATGCCCGGTCGCCCCTGCACCGGCTCGAGCATGCGATCGCGCCGCTCGTCGCCTTCTTCATCGTGCCGTTGTTCGGCTTCGCCAATGCCGGCGTGTCGCTGGAGGGCATGGGCCTCGCGCAGATACTCGCCCCGCTGCCGCTCGGCATCGCCGCCGGCCTTTTCATCGGGAAACAGGCCGGCATCTTCCTGGCGGTGTGGCTGTCGGTGCGACTGGGGCTTGCGACGCGTCTGCGCGGCGCGACCTGGCTGCAAATCTACGGCGTGTCCTCGCTGTGCGGGATCGGCTTCACGATGAGCCTGTTCATCGGCGCCCTCGCCTTCCCCGACGCGCCGGCGCGGATCGAGGAGGCGAAGATCGGCGTGCTGCTCGGCTCCTTGCTCTCCGCGCTCGCCGGCTATGCGCTGCTGCGCCTCGCGCCCCAGCATCGGCGCCACGGGGAGGCGGAGGCCGAGCAGGCGATCGAGATGGACATTGACGGAGACGTCGTTTCGCTTGAGGAACAGCGGCCATGA